In Brevinematales bacterium, the following proteins share a genomic window:
- a CDS encoding TrpB-like pyridoxal phosphate-dependent enzyme, giving the protein MRLWGRNDKKVFLSERDIPRKWYNILADLPSPLDPPINPQTKQPLSPSDLEVIFPKQLIEQEVSQKRWVDIPEEVLNKYLIWRPTPLHRAYNLEKYLDTPAIILYKNESVSPSGSHKPNTAIPQAYYNKISGIKRLTTETGAGQWGSSLSFAGALFGLEIIVYMVKVSYNSKPYRRIMMETWGAKVFASPSNRTNFGKKILENDPNNPGSLGIAISEAIEEAVNDKNTNYSLGSVLNHVLLHQTIIGLEVKKQLEIENLYPDVIIGCVGGGSNFGGIALPFVKDKIDGKRVRIVAVEPKSCPSITRGKYAYDFGDTAGMTPLIKMHTLGHQFMPPSIHAGGLRYHGMAPIVSKLYELGLIEAKSYTQNEVFEAGVVFARTEGVLPAPETTHAIKAAIDEAIQAKKEGIRRVILFNLSGHGHFDLKAYDDYMNGNLPDHEPTEDELEKGFSSIPK; this is encoded by the coding sequence ATGAGGTTGTGGGGTAGGAATGATAAAAAAGTTTTTTTATCTGAAAGGGATATTCCTAGGAAGTGGTATAATATACTTGCTGATTTGCCATCTCCACTCGATCCGCCTATAAATCCTCAAACAAAGCAGCCGTTATCTCCTTCCGATCTAGAAGTTATATTTCCGAAACAATTAATAGAGCAGGAAGTTTCTCAAAAAAGATGGGTTGATATACCAGAAGAAGTATTGAATAAATATTTAATATGGAGACCTACTCCACTTCACAGAGCATATAATCTTGAAAAGTATCTTGATACACCTGCTATTATACTTTATAAAAATGAATCTGTGTCACCTTCTGGTTCTCACAAACCTAATACTGCTATTCCTCAAGCCTATTATAACAAGATATCGGGTATAAAGAGACTTACTACTGAAACAGGAGCAGGACAATGGGGAAGTTCATTATCTTTTGCTGGTGCTCTTTTTGGTCTGGAAATAATAGTTTATATGGTTAAAGTAAGCTACAATAGTAAGCCTTATAGGAGAATTATGATGGAAACATGGGGAGCAAAAGTTTTTGCAAGTCCTTCCAATAGGACAAATTTTGGTAAAAAGATATTAGAGAATGATCCTAATAATCCTGGTAGTTTAGGTATTGCCATAAGTGAAGCAATAGAAGAAGCAGTTAACGACAAGAATACGAATTATTCTTTGGGTAGTGTTCTTAATCATGTTTTGTTACATCAAACAATAATAGGTTTAGAGGTTAAAAAGCAGTTAGAGATAGAGAATTTGTATCCTGATGTTATTATAGGATGTGTTGGTGGTGGCTCGAACTTTGGTGGTATTGCGTTACCTTTTGTTAAAGATAAGATAGATGGAAAAAGAGTTAGAATAGTTGCTGTTGAACCTAAATCATGTCCCTCAATTACGAGAGGTAAATATGCATATGATTTTGGTGATACTGCCGGTATGACTCCTCTTATAAAAATGCATACTTTGGGACATCAATTTATGCCACCTTCTATACATGCTGGTGGTTTAAGATATCATGGTATGGCTCCTATTGTTAGTAAGTTGTATGAACTAGGTTTAATAGAAGCGAAATCGTATACTCAAAATGAAGTTTTTGAGGCAGGTGTTGTATTTGCTAGAACTGAAGGTGTTCTGCCTGCACCCGAGACTACTCATGCTATCAAAGCGGCTATTGATGAAGCAATACAAGCTAAAAAGGAAGGTATAAGAAGAGTTATACTATTCAATCTATCAGGACATGGTCATTTTGACTTAAAAGCCTATGATGATTACATGAATGGAAATTTGCCAGATCACGAGCCAACCGAGGATGAGCTTGAGAAAGGTTTTTCTAGTATACCAAAATAG
- a CDS encoding 2-oxoacid:acceptor oxidoreductase subunit alpha has translation MTKGEVVIRIAGSAGDGVASVGDTLSKLASRSGLGVCAYNSYQSVIRGGFVWLQIRISNDKVYTHGDNPHILIPLNQAEYERHKNNVLPGGFIVYNEDKVKINDKRNDVNYVGLSLRQLAPEQAKQPIMQNTLLVGSVVKIVGFDRNLLEEIIRKSFGKKGEEIANANIEVINAGYNNTNITYDFGIRKQNKSYYVITGNYAVAISAAMSGCKFYSAYPMTPATSILHWFASNGKKYGIVVKQLEDEIAVINAAIGAGFAGARAMCGTSGGGFSLMTEAIGSAGMTETPVVIVNSMRGGPSTGLPTKTEQGDLFQALGASQGEYPKAILAPKDTVSAFYLTSEAFNLADRYQMPVIILIDFLLSNGYYGVLTEEIDPSKIRIDRGELLNSINGNGEYLRYKDTSTGVSPRVLPGTPNVYYVAATDEHDENGVLISDIYTDEAKRKKMMEKRMRKMKYIVEEFKLPIVEGDEKPDITLVGWGSTYGVIKETTELLREQSIKVNHVHIEYIYPVKKEIADILSKYKNVVIVENNYSSQYSKLLRMETGYNIEKRILKYDGEPFTPLYLLNEVERYL, from the coding sequence ATGACAAAAGGTGAGGTAGTAATAAGAATAGCTGGTAGCGCCGGAGATGGTGTTGCTTCAGTAGGAGATACTTTATCCAAGTTGGCATCTCGTAGTGGACTAGGAGTATGTGCTTACAACAGTTATCAATCAGTCATAAGAGGTGGCTTTGTTTGGCTTCAAATAAGAATTTCAAACGATAAAGTTTACACCCACGGTGATAACCCTCACATACTTATACCGTTAAACCAAGCTGAATATGAACGACACAAAAATAATGTTTTACCTGGCGGTTTTATAGTATATAATGAGGATAAAGTTAAGATTAACGACAAAAGAAATGATGTTAACTATGTAGGTTTATCTCTTAGGCAGCTAGCACCCGAACAAGCAAAACAACCCATAATGCAAAACACTCTCCTAGTTGGATCTGTCGTAAAAATCGTTGGATTTGATAGAAATTTACTAGAAGAAATTATAAGAAAATCTTTCGGAAAGAAAGGAGAAGAGATAGCAAATGCAAACATCGAAGTTATAAATGCAGGTTATAATAACACTAATATAACTTACGATTTTGGCATTAGAAAACAGAACAAAAGTTACTATGTAATAACAGGTAATTATGCTGTTGCTATCAGTGCTGCGATGAGTGGATGTAAATTCTACTCAGCATATCCGATGACACCTGCAACTTCGATACTACATTGGTTTGCTTCAAACGGCAAAAAATATGGCATTGTAGTTAAACAACTAGAAGATGAAATTGCTGTTATAAATGCTGCTATTGGGGCAGGATTTGCTGGAGCTAGAGCAATGTGTGGAACATCAGGTGGTGGTTTTTCTCTTATGACCGAGGCTATAGGTTCTGCAGGAATGACAGAAACTCCCGTAGTCATAGTTAATTCAATGAGAGGCGGACCATCAACAGGATTGCCTACAAAAACAGAACAAGGCGATCTTTTCCAAGCATTAGGTGCATCGCAAGGTGAATACCCTAAAGCAATACTTGCCCCTAAAGATACAGTCAGTGCATTTTACTTAACCTCAGAAGCTTTCAACCTAGCAGATAGATATCAAATGCCAGTAATAATACTTATAGATTTCTTATTATCAAACGGATACTATGGAGTACTAACTGAAGAAATAGATCCTTCAAAAATAAGAATAGATAGAGGGGAATTACTAAACAGTATCAACGGAAATGGCGAATATTTGAGATACAAAGATACATCTACAGGTGTTTCGCCCAGAGTTTTACCAGGAACTCCTAATGTATATTATGTCGCGGCAACAGATGAACACGATGAAAACGGAGTACTTATAAGCGATATATACACTGATGAAGCCAAAAGGAAAAAAATGATGGAAAAGAGAATGAGAAAAATGAAATACATTGTTGAAGAATTTAAGTTACCCATAGTAGAAGGTGATGAAAAACCAGATATAACTTTAGTAGGATGGGGATCAACCTATGGTGTTATAAAAGAAACAACAGAACTATTGAGAGAACAAAGTATTAAAGTAAACCACGTACACATAGAATACATATACCCTGTCAAAAAAGAAATTGCTGATATTCTATCAAAATACAAAAACGTAGTAATTGTAGAAAATAATTATTCATCTCAATACTCCAAACTTTTAAGGATGGAGACAGGATACAACATAGAAAAAAGAATATTGAAGTACGATGGAGAACCATTTACTCCTCTTTATCTTCTAAACGAAGTTGAGAGGTATTTATAA
- a CDS encoding thiamine pyrophosphate-dependent enzyme, which yields MPVVDIKKFQVNLNPTWCPGCGDYGLLRGLQLALAKLDLDPSQVVIVSGIGCSSNLPHFVKAYGYHSLHGRTLPTAQGIKMVNPKLTVIAAGGDGDGYGIGVGHLVHACRRNLDITYVVMNNQIYGLTTGQTSPTSDFGSKTKSSPDGNYDFGLNPILLAISSGATFVARTFSGEPEHMSEIIVKAIQHKGFALVDDISPCVTYNKKNTYQWYKERIYKLEDIGHNPYDFSQAIQRASEWEDKIPIGIFYINQDKPSHDQIDPVIREGGMHSKPLELSDDQKKEILQAFL from the coding sequence ATGCCTGTAGTTGATATAAAGAAGTTCCAAGTAAATTTAAATCCTACTTGGTGCCCTGGTTGCGGGGATTATGGATTACTAAGAGGTCTTCAATTAGCTTTAGCAAAACTTGACTTAGATCCATCACAAGTCGTCATTGTTTCCGGTATAGGATGCTCTTCAAATTTGCCACATTTCGTAAAAGCGTATGGATACCATAGCCTTCACGGAAGAACTTTACCAACAGCACAAGGAATCAAAATGGTTAATCCCAAACTAACAGTCATAGCAGCAGGTGGTGATGGAGATGGATATGGTATAGGCGTAGGTCATTTAGTTCATGCATGCAGAAGAAATCTTGATATAACATATGTCGTCATGAATAACCAAATCTACGGTCTTACAACAGGACAAACATCTCCAACTAGCGACTTTGGAAGCAAAACAAAGTCATCTCCTGATGGGAATTATGACTTTGGACTAAATCCAATTTTATTAGCAATCTCTTCAGGTGCAACATTTGTTGCAAGAACATTCTCCGGAGAACCAGAGCATATGTCTGAAATAATAGTGAAAGCCATACAACACAAAGGCTTTGCATTAGTTGACGATATTTCACCTTGTGTAACATATAACAAGAAAAACACTTACCAGTGGTACAAAGAAAGAATATATAAACTTGAAGACATTGGTCACAATCCATATGACTTTTCACAAGCAATTCAAAGAGCATCAGAATGGGAAGATAAAATACCAATAGGAATTTTCTACATAAATCAGGACAAACCCTCTCATGATCAAATCGACCCTGTCATTAGAGAAGGAGGTATGCATTCAAAACCATTAGAACTCTCAGACGATCAGAAAAAAGAAATACTACAAGCATTCTTATAG